One window of Chloroflexus aggregans DSM 9485 genomic DNA carries:
- a CDS encoding ATP-binding protein produces the protein MESSPIAALPGQAPGPRLAFAGDRQRPDEIAESLAALANAHGGALVISGGRGSQLAPLRDPAAAIELALSAALACTPPLIIPLPQVVVYHDMPVVVVEVPAGLPYVYSINGRYLRREGDSNQPLSPAALHRLFSERAELGWERQVPLGASFAELDPDLITAYARRVGPPAGDDPMTLLTRRGCLIDNRPTNAGLLLFGRDVAVRFPQAEITLVRYRGREPDDVFERADICAPLPDAIRRAERWLNDHMRKGSRMIGLEREDWTQFPPAAVREALVNAVAHRDYAARGEGIRITLFSNRLEVYSPGRLPGHVTLDNIRAERFSRNPAIVQVLADLGLVERLGYGIDRMLRHLAAAGLPPATFHETAAGFLVILPGHPFAEELPGGIDTTAWRRMGLNDRQISALLFVVEQQRITNRDLQEMHPDVSPETIRRDLSDLVARGLLLKVGDKRATYYILK, from the coding sequence ATGGAATCGTCTCCCATTGCCGCTTTGCCCGGCCAGGCGCCAGGGCCGCGCCTAGCCTTTGCCGGTGATCGCCAACGCCCCGACGAAATCGCCGAGTCGCTGGCGGCGCTAGCTAATGCTCACGGCGGCGCGCTGGTGATCAGCGGCGGACGCGGCTCGCAACTCGCCCCCCTGCGCGATCCGGCCGCCGCTATTGAGCTGGCGTTATCGGCAGCGCTGGCTTGCACGCCTCCACTGATTATCCCACTGCCCCAAGTCGTTGTCTACCATGATATGCCCGTTGTCGTCGTGGAAGTTCCTGCCGGATTACCTTATGTCTATTCTATCAATGGCCGCTACTTACGCCGCGAAGGGGACAGCAACCAGCCGTTGTCACCGGCAGCACTCCACCGCCTGTTTAGCGAGCGGGCAGAACTGGGCTGGGAACGGCAGGTGCCACTCGGCGCCTCCTTCGCCGAACTCGATCCTGACCTCATCACCGCCTACGCGCGCCGAGTCGGTCCACCTGCCGGCGACGACCCAATGACTCTGCTAACCCGTCGTGGCTGCCTCATCGATAACCGGCCGACGAATGCCGGTCTTCTGCTCTTCGGACGCGATGTGGCTGTTCGTTTTCCCCAAGCCGAAATTACCCTTGTGCGCTACCGCGGTCGTGAGCCGGACGATGTCTTCGAGCGTGCCGATATTTGCGCGCCATTGCCTGACGCTATCCGTCGTGCCGAGCGTTGGCTTAACGATCATATGCGCAAAGGTTCGCGGATGATCGGCCTTGAACGCGAAGACTGGACGCAATTCCCACCGGCGGCTGTGCGTGAGGCATTGGTCAATGCGGTTGCCCATCGCGATTATGCAGCACGTGGCGAAGGAATTCGTATTACCCTCTTCAGCAACCGACTCGAAGTCTATTCACCCGGTCGTCTCCCCGGGCACGTCACTCTCGATAATATTCGCGCCGAACGGTTTTCGCGCAACCCGGCTATCGTGCAAGTCCTCGCCGATCTCGGTCTGGTCGAACGACTCGGCTATGGTATCGACCGCATGCTGCGCCACCTGGCTGCTGCCGGCTTACCACCGGCTACTTTCCACGAGACTGCTGCCGGTTTTTTAGTGATCTTGCCCGGTCACCCATTCGCCGAGGAACTCCCCGGTGGGATTGATACGACGGCATGGCGACGAATGGGGTTGAATGATCGTCAGATCAGCGCGCTCCTCTTCGTCGTTGAACAGCAACGGATCACCAATCGCGATCTGCAAGAGATGCATCCTGACGTTAGCCCAGAGACGATTCGCCGTGATCTATCCGATCTTGTGGCCCGTGGGTTACTTTTAAAGGTGGGAGATAAACGCGCAACCTATTATATTCTGAAGTAA
- a CDS encoding nuclear transport factor 2 family protein: MRIQSGDRFLWGIVGGAVVLAIIAVVVVFTRAAPEYRAGNGPEDVAFNYILAVQRGDYDRAYSYLSPTLPGYPRSAQVMREQLQRFGVSDSDTSYAIINTEINGNQATVTVRETNVYRGGLFGSSQSSSTFTMELEQTAAGWQLTSSSGWRIWMWCWEQKEGC; this comes from the coding sequence ATGCGCATTCAATCGGGCGACCGCTTTTTATGGGGTATTGTCGGCGGCGCCGTGGTCTTGGCGATTATCGCCGTTGTGGTGGTATTTACACGCGCCGCACCGGAATATCGAGCCGGTAACGGCCCGGAAGACGTGGCGTTCAATTACATATTGGCAGTGCAACGGGGCGATTACGATCGCGCTTATAGCTATCTCTCGCCAACGTTGCCCGGCTATCCGCGCAGTGCGCAAGTCATGCGCGAGCAATTGCAGCGCTTCGGTGTTTCTGATAGCGATACGAGCTACGCGATCATCAATACCGAGATCAACGGTAATCAGGCCACGGTAACGGTACGAGAGACGAATGTTTATCGTGGCGGTCTGTTTGGCAGCTCGCAATCAAGCAGCACCTTTACGATGGAATTAGAGCAAACGGCTGCTGGCTGGCAACTGACCAGCAGTTCCGGCTGGCGAATCTGGATGTGGTGCTGGGAGCAGAAGGAGGGCTGCTGA
- a CDS encoding RNA methyltransferase: MEGIVVILHRPQDPRNIGAVVRAMLNTGFQRLRLVEPPPFDPDLIAAVAHRPDPVLTRLTIHSDLADATADIRYLVGTSDRPHLNLPWRNDVRQWAVELHRRATVAGPVALLFGPEDNGLSREELSRCHEIIGLPINPAYPTLNLAQAVLLILYELQQVTPPSPPPSPPAEPPADLADYDRLFTVLDELITATQFVKSGNGMALRRRLRAIINRAGLSQRDAAVLTALLRAAVRR, from the coding sequence ATGGAAGGGATAGTCGTTATTCTCCATCGTCCGCAAGATCCGCGCAACATCGGCGCGGTAGTACGGGCGATGCTCAACACCGGTTTTCAGCGGCTACGCCTTGTAGAACCGCCACCGTTCGACCCTGACCTCATCGCCGCAGTCGCCCACCGGCCCGATCCGGTGCTTACGAGGCTGACGATCCACTCCGATCTGGCCGATGCTACGGCTGACATTCGCTACCTCGTCGGCACGAGTGACCGTCCCCACCTCAATCTCCCCTGGCGCAACGATGTGCGGCAGTGGGCTGTTGAACTACACCGGCGGGCAACGGTCGCCGGGCCGGTGGCGCTGCTCTTTGGTCCCGAAGATAATGGTTTGAGTCGAGAAGAGTTGAGTCGCTGCCACGAGATCATCGGCCTCCCGATTAATCCGGCTTATCCGACGCTGAATCTTGCTCAAGCTGTCCTCCTCATCCTTTATGAACTCCAACAAGTCACACCACCATCGCCACCACCATCCCCACCGGCCGAACCACCCGCCGATCTTGCGGATTATGATCGCCTCTTTACCGTCCTCGATGAACTGATCACCGCTACCCAATTTGTCAAAAGTGGTAACGGGATGGCTCTTCGCCGGCGGTTGCGAGCCATCATCAATCGTGCCGGTCTCAGTCAACGAGACGCAGCCGTCCTGACCGCACTCCTCCGAGCAGCCGTGCGACGTTGA
- a CDS encoding DUF5671 domain-containing protein yields the protein MAVVRRWYLYISATIGLQGFAWSLIWLLHGVLVASILPSISAIAFQLAAFVICLPLWLIHWLWGERLARRDQDERASAVRKLYLYGNLAALLIPLTGSVYELLDTVFALLSGARRTDPQAQIWYGVIASLVLGALFAYHSVVARNDAHQAPLAGAGALVRRVYLLFAAGVGLVIWVNGVMDLIRLIFGSASGTAVVQLLISAMLNVFIGVIVWLGHWWRAQRLFASADEDERSSAFRKFYLYLVIVVATITAVTNATFLLAGVFRGLLGLRVEGNLIDVIAPMVVLAVVALYHISVIQTDAVAIAEGPRQAVVRRLAWYLVAAIGQVATLVGIGGLLSVIIRGFAGADAIADLREPLAWFGATLVAGLTIWAICWRQIQRAATTTGETGVAERSSLVRRIYLFGFLFVASLTLLSALIYMLFRLISIALGEPFSGNLLADLAQAIAFGLIAAGVVVTHGFALRADTRMREAAELSRQAQVRVAVVAEGELAEQIAGVLRQQFPQLALTIASGTPDADAQLASADLIVGTWQPTGDPNRLNRYPARKLLVPVANTNWAWVGIDPATMANIPAQLAQAVRQTLAGEPLRPQRGVGAGAIVGAIVAIVIVVFIIVGMVQVVLFTFT from the coding sequence ATGGCAGTAGTACGGCGATGGTATCTCTACATCAGCGCCACGATCGGGTTACAAGGATTTGCATGGTCGCTGATCTGGCTGCTGCACGGCGTCTTGGTCGCATCTATCCTGCCATCAATTAGCGCAATCGCGTTCCAACTAGCGGCGTTCGTGATCTGTTTGCCGCTCTGGTTGATCCACTGGTTATGGGGTGAGCGTCTGGCACGGCGCGATCAAGACGAGCGCGCGTCAGCAGTACGCAAGCTCTACTTGTATGGCAATCTAGCGGCGTTGTTGATCCCGTTGACCGGCAGCGTCTATGAGTTGCTCGATACCGTGTTCGCGTTGCTGAGCGGCGCGCGCCGCACCGATCCGCAAGCGCAAATCTGGTACGGTGTGATTGCCTCGTTGGTGTTAGGTGCGCTGTTTGCCTATCACAGCGTCGTGGCGCGCAACGATGCCCATCAAGCGCCGCTAGCCGGCGCAGGGGCGCTGGTGCGGCGGGTTTACCTGCTCTTTGCCGCTGGGGTCGGTTTGGTGATCTGGGTGAATGGCGTCATGGATCTCATCCGGCTCATTTTCGGCTCAGCGAGTGGCACCGCCGTCGTCCAACTCCTCATCAGCGCCATGCTTAACGTGTTTATCGGTGTCATTGTCTGGCTAGGCCATTGGTGGCGGGCGCAGCGTCTCTTTGCCAGCGCCGATGAAGACGAGCGAAGTTCGGCGTTCCGCAAGTTCTACCTCTATCTGGTGATTGTCGTCGCTACCATCACCGCCGTGACGAACGCCACCTTCTTGCTAGCGGGTGTGTTCCGCGGCCTGTTGGGTCTGAGGGTCGAAGGCAATCTCATCGACGTAATTGCGCCGATGGTCGTCTTGGCGGTGGTTGCGCTCTACCACATTTCCGTCATCCAAACCGACGCGGTGGCGATAGCTGAAGGGCCGCGGCAGGCGGTGGTGCGGCGGCTGGCGTGGTATTTGGTTGCTGCGATCGGCCAGGTGGCAACGCTGGTCGGGATCGGTGGCCTGCTCAGCGTCATTATTCGCGGGTTTGCCGGCGCTGATGCGATCGCCGATCTGCGCGAACCGTTAGCGTGGTTTGGGGCGACTCTGGTTGCAGGCTTGACAATCTGGGCAATATGCTGGCGGCAGATACAACGTGCGGCCACCACGACCGGCGAAACCGGCGTTGCCGAACGCAGCTCGCTGGTACGGCGGATCTACCTCTTTGGCTTTTTGTTTGTCGCGTCGCTTACCCTGCTTTCGGCCTTGATCTACATGCTCTTCCGCTTGATTAGCATTGCGTTGGGTGAGCCATTCAGCGGCAACTTGTTGGCCGATCTGGCGCAAGCGATCGCGTTTGGCCTGATAGCGGCAGGGGTAGTGGTTACGCATGGGTTCGCATTGCGCGCTGACACCCGAATGCGCGAAGCGGCTGAATTGAGCCGGCAAGCGCAGGTGCGAGTAGCAGTGGTGGCTGAGGGCGAATTAGCTGAGCAGATCGCTGGGGTGTTACGCCAACAGTTTCCGCAACTGGCACTTACGATTGCGAGTGGCACGCCCGATGCCGATGCGCAACTGGCCAGTGCTGATCTCATTGTCGGCACATGGCAGCCAACTGGCGATCCGAACCGGCTCAATCGCTACCCAGCGCGCAAGTTGCTCGTTCCAGTAGCCAACACCAATTGGGCTTGGGTTGGGATAGATCCAGCAACTATGGCGAATATTCCGGCCCAGCTTGCGCAAGCAGTGCGGCAGACGCTGGCCGGCGAACCGTTACGCCCGCAGCGTGGAGTTGGGGCAGGGGCGATTGTGGGGGCGATTGTCGCAATTGTGATCGTGGTCTTCATCATCGTGGGGATGGTACAGGTGGTATTGTTTACGTTCACATAA
- a CDS encoding cation diffusion facilitator family transporter: MNERQTLTRYAWLSIGAAVVTISLKLVAYLLTDSIGMLADAVESLVNLAAAVMALWMLTIAARPADRDHTYGHGKAEYFAGAIEGVLIIIAAIGIGWTAMMRLFAPQPLDHTVTGLVVAGIATLLNGTVAMILLKAGKRYDSLTLEADGQHLMTDVWTSVAVVAGIGLVALTGWYILDPLIALAVAANITFTGVQLVRRAVLGLMDTALPEEEISAIRHALADLNDYGCDYHALRTRQAGARRFISFHLLVPDTWSIQQAHAMAEQAEAAVRAAVPNSTVFTHLEPRNDPAALADIALDRADEAEHVDPVAR; this comes from the coding sequence GTGAACGAACGTCAAACCCTTACGCGCTACGCATGGTTATCGATTGGGGCGGCGGTCGTAACGATTAGCCTCAAACTAGTCGCCTATCTGCTAACCGATTCTATCGGTATGCTGGCCGATGCCGTCGAATCGTTGGTAAATCTGGCCGCCGCAGTGATGGCGTTGTGGATGCTGACCATTGCGGCTCGTCCTGCCGATCGCGATCACACCTACGGTCATGGCAAAGCCGAATATTTTGCCGGTGCAATTGAAGGGGTTTTAATCATTATTGCCGCTATCGGGATTGGCTGGACGGCAATGATGCGCTTGTTTGCGCCGCAGCCCCTCGATCATACGGTAACCGGCTTGGTTGTGGCCGGGATTGCCACGCTGCTCAACGGTACGGTGGCGATGATCCTGCTAAAGGCGGGAAAGCGCTACGATTCGCTCACGCTTGAGGCTGATGGTCAGCACCTGATGACCGATGTGTGGACATCGGTCGCTGTCGTGGCCGGGATCGGGTTGGTGGCGCTCACCGGCTGGTATATCCTTGACCCGCTGATTGCACTGGCAGTAGCGGCAAACATCACCTTCACCGGAGTGCAATTGGTACGGCGAGCGGTTTTGGGCTTAATGGACACCGCGCTGCCCGAAGAAGAGATTTCGGCGATTCGCCATGCACTTGCCGATCTCAATGATTACGGCTGTGATTACCATGCACTGCGTACCCGGCAAGCCGGTGCGCGTCGCTTTATCTCATTCCATCTGCTGGTTCCCGATACGTGGAGTATTCAGCAAGCTCACGCGATGGCCGAGCAGGCTGAAGCAGCCGTTCGGGCTGCGGTACCGAATAGTACGGTCTTTACCCACCTTGAACCGCGCAACGATCCGGCGGCGCTGGCCGATATTGCGCTCGATCGGGCGGATGAAGCGGAGCATGTCGATCCGGTTGCTCGTTAA
- a CDS encoding metal-binding protein, which produces MPSARAHDLITVLSGAAITPLAYYACLEFTPIAPDTALACSLWLGGAHLLSGIMFSPDLDIDSAIDNRWGIFFWIWRPYMWLIPHRGFWSHSLVISPLLRLGYFAAVGYGLAFAVVWGLGQLGMTTPAYHREWAAWVQGLIRAHSTETWAFVIGFCTGSAAHTIADWLVTNGNGLLGSYGRRLRQRYRDHDQWRPRHKRRR; this is translated from the coding sequence ATGCCATCCGCTCGCGCTCATGATCTTATCACAGTACTCAGTGGCGCAGCCATCACCCCGCTAGCGTATTATGCCTGTCTGGAATTCACGCCGATTGCACCAGACACAGCTCTCGCCTGTAGTCTCTGGCTCGGCGGTGCCCATCTGCTATCGGGGATCATGTTCTCGCCCGACCTTGACATTGACTCGGCGATTGACAACCGCTGGGGGATCTTCTTTTGGATCTGGAGGCCTTACATGTGGCTCATCCCGCATCGCGGCTTTTGGAGCCACAGTCTCGTCATTTCGCCACTATTGCGGCTCGGCTATTTTGCAGCGGTCGGGTACGGGTTGGCGTTTGCCGTCGTCTGGGGGCTGGGGCAACTCGGCATGACGACGCCAGCCTACCATCGCGAATGGGCAGCGTGGGTGCAAGGATTGATACGAGCGCATTCTACTGAGACGTGGGCTTTCGTCATCGGGTTCTGCACCGGCAGCGCCGCACACACGATCGCCGACTGGTTGGTGACGAACGGCAATGGGTTGTTGGGAAGCTATGGCCGGCGATTACGGCAGCGTTATCGCGACCACGATCAATGGCGGCCACGCCACAAGCGGCGACGGTGA
- a CDS encoding glycosyltransferase 87 family protein, whose protein sequence is MEQRLLMRWYTQLVDLGVAMLQIGRVMGVGVALVIMIAALSFIPLPIPAVTDFLTLYVPTVGLTRGIGLYDYAAQLGLARQLFGPVIDTVKYPHYVYPPWFAYSVFFLGWLTPEHAARVWFWINLSMLTGSVILITLPWSAKWRVVALSVMIVSPTVISLVIVGQFTVSILLGIAIVIYAASRQSASLFVIGMLLMTFKPHVGVLPFIAACGWLVIQRRPWQWRALAGVTAAILGLLAGVTLAYPQWLNDYLAMLAIFRNLPDFGVCPNCSGGSIIAVRLLFGAPVISTALYAGLLFALMAAGWFLWATSLSFNIELGLYWAMLVAILAIPYFNNYDHVCSLFPFLWLLQTSKRRLEYWWLGTAFLLPWAGVILQERQIFAVGLVGQACILFILMALRLWHGQRAVRPLTQS, encoded by the coding sequence ATGGAACAACGTCTGCTCATGCGCTGGTATACCCAGTTGGTAGACTTAGGAGTAGCAATGTTGCAAATTGGGCGCGTGATGGGTGTTGGAGTGGCGCTTGTCATCATGATTGCCGCACTTTCGTTTATTCCACTGCCAATTCCAGCCGTAACCGATTTTCTCACCCTTTATGTGCCTACGGTTGGGCTGACGCGAGGCATCGGTCTCTACGACTATGCCGCGCAATTAGGATTAGCGCGGCAACTCTTCGGGCCAGTCATCGACACTGTCAAATATCCTCACTACGTGTATCCGCCATGGTTTGCGTACAGCGTCTTCTTTCTCGGCTGGCTAACACCTGAGCATGCTGCACGCGTGTGGTTTTGGATCAATTTGAGCATGCTGACTGGCAGCGTTATTCTGATCACGTTACCGTGGTCAGCCAAATGGCGGGTGGTAGCGTTGAGCGTAATGATCGTATCGCCAACGGTGATTAGTCTGGTTATTGTTGGCCAGTTCACTGTGTCGATCTTGCTAGGGATTGCTATTGTCATCTACGCGGCCTCGCGCCAATCGGCCAGTTTGTTTGTGATTGGGATGCTGTTGATGACCTTCAAGCCGCATGTCGGTGTACTACCATTTATAGCTGCATGCGGCTGGCTCGTTATCCAGCGCCGGCCATGGCAATGGCGGGCGCTGGCCGGGGTGACAGCGGCGATCCTCGGCTTACTGGCTGGAGTAACGCTGGCTTATCCGCAGTGGCTGAACGATTATCTAGCTATGTTAGCGATATTTCGCAATCTGCCCGATTTCGGTGTGTGTCCGAATTGTTCGGGCGGATCGATTATCGCCGTGCGTTTGTTGTTTGGTGCTCCCGTCATCTCAACTGCGCTTTATGCCGGATTGCTCTTTGCTCTGATGGCAGCCGGCTGGTTTTTGTGGGCAACGTCGCTCTCATTCAACATTGAGCTCGGCTTATACTGGGCAATGCTGGTAGCAATTCTCGCCATTCCCTATTTTAACAACTATGATCACGTCTGCTCACTCTTCCCCTTCCTATGGCTACTACAAACAAGCAAGCGCCGGCTTGAGTATTGGTGGTTAGGCACAGCCTTTCTCTTGCCATGGGCTGGCGTCATATTGCAAGAACGCCAAATCTTCGCTGTTGGCCTTGTCGGACAAGCCTGCATCCTTTTTATTCTTATGGCGCTTCGGCTGTGGCACGGCCAGCGTGCCGTGAGACCATTGACTCAATCGTAA
- a CDS encoding cob(I)yrinic acid a,c-diamide adenosyltransferase produces the protein MKIYTRTGDTGETGLFGGPRVRKDVLRVEAYGTADECNSAIGVARAAGPDPMLDAVLAEVQNQLFVVGADLASPNDSPYIPRVSATMTAFLEEQIDAMETELAPLQQFILPGGTTVAAYLHLARTICRRAERVVVSLAAEEAINPELLPYLNRLSDFLFVAARIANARAGVDDVPWRKP, from the coding sequence ATGAAAATCTACACCCGCACCGGCGATACCGGTGAAACCGGTCTCTTTGGCGGCCCACGAGTACGCAAGGACGTACTGCGGGTCGAGGCATATGGAACCGCCGACGAATGCAACTCGGCAATTGGCGTGGCGCGAGCAGCCGGCCCTGATCCGATGCTCGATGCCGTATTAGCGGAGGTACAAAATCAGCTCTTCGTGGTCGGCGCCGATCTGGCCTCACCCAACGACTCACCGTACATCCCAAGGGTTTCTGCGACAATGACGGCCTTTCTCGAAGAGCAGATTGACGCGATGGAGACGGAACTTGCACCGCTCCAGCAGTTTATTCTGCCCGGGGGGACAACTGTAGCAGCGTATCTGCATTTGGCACGCACCATTTGCCGTCGCGCGGAACGAGTAGTTGTTTCACTTGCTGCTGAAGAGGCAATTAATCCAGAGTTGCTCCCCTACCTCAATCGCCTGTCGGATTTCTTATTTGTTGCCGCACGCATCGCCAACGCACGGGCGGGTGTCGATGATGTTCCATGGCGAAAGCCGTGA
- a CDS encoding response regulator yields MRTILIIDDDVAFTAKLKAQLSEAGYRVLNSTVLAHAERECARERPDLVLLEVRTEHDAGWEALPRLAAFQPVIVLSSAGLEEDVMRGFAAGAADYITKPYRTGELLARIQARMLSEAPVIAPTNPKTTVIEEMTPVSTSRRANDEETAEPVFMSEAEELALLRQSEQAPIRQLSESEQHASLGHRLRAERQRRHLTLVQIENDIKVRMYYLQAIEDEQWSLLPRGPAALGMIRAYAGYFGIDASAAEAEYRLRYQVEEKTPSFSFTVGNVNTRLPRRSPPRWLIVTLAIVLALAIAVGAIYYFDPAFFSQFIGG; encoded by the coding sequence ATGCGAACCATTCTTATTATAGACGATGATGTCGCCTTTACGGCGAAATTGAAAGCACAACTCAGCGAAGCCGGTTATCGCGTGTTAAATAGCACGGTGCTTGCCCATGCCGAGCGCGAGTGTGCCCGTGAACGCCCCGATCTGGTATTACTCGAAGTACGCACCGAGCATGATGCCGGTTGGGAAGCGTTACCCCGCTTAGCCGCGTTCCAGCCGGTGATTGTATTGAGCAGCGCCGGTCTTGAAGAGGATGTGATGCGCGGCTTTGCCGCCGGAGCAGCCGATTACATCACCAAGCCGTACCGCACCGGCGAGTTATTGGCCCGGATTCAGGCTCGGATGCTGTCGGAAGCGCCGGTCATTGCGCCGACCAATCCCAAAACTACCGTGATCGAGGAGATGACACCTGTGAGTACTAGCCGTCGTGCTAACGATGAAGAAACTGCCGAGCCGGTTTTTATGAGTGAAGCCGAGGAACTGGCGCTGTTGCGTCAAAGCGAACAGGCGCCCATCCGTCAGTTGAGTGAGAGTGAACAACATGCCAGTTTGGGTCACCGGCTCCGTGCCGAGCGTCAGCGCCGCCACTTGACGTTGGTGCAGATCGAGAATGACATAAAGGTACGGATGTATTATCTGCAAGCGATTGAAGATGAGCAATGGTCGCTGTTACCACGTGGCCCGGCAGCCTTGGGAATGATCCGCGCATATGCCGGCTATTTTGGGATCGACGCGTCGGCGGCTGAGGCCGAGTACCGGTTGCGCTATCAGGTTGAGGAAAAGACACCGTCGTTTTCGTTTACGGTTGGTAATGTCAATACACGACTCCCACGTCGTTCCCCACCGCGCTGGCTGATAGTGACTCTCGCCATCGTGCTAGCATTGGCGATTGCCGTTGGTGCGATCTATTATTTTGACCCGGCTTTCTTTAGTCAATTCATTGGCGGGTGA